A window of Streptomyces armeniacus contains these coding sequences:
- a CDS encoding PfkB family carbohydrate kinase produces the protein MPDGAVRPGQPLPPPSGWLDPLAAVRTPDDPYCDVYLTGTVFLDIIFTGLDAAPVRGTESWARGMGSSPGGVANMATALARLGLRTSLAAAFGDDMYGDYCRDALELGEGIDLSMSHTVPGWHSPVTVSMAYEGERTMVSHGHEAPPKDPALEGGRECPPPARACVAALEPGEDQEWIARAAERGSRVFGDVGWDDTGRWDLASLAGLERCEAFLPNAEEAMRYTRTDCPRAAARRLADRVPLAVVTMGADGAYAVDARTGETAEVPAIEVAALDTTGAGDVFVAGFVMGTLAGWPLADRLACAGLTAALSVQEFGGSLSAPGWVEVAAWYQHVKSYHDQDPAALRRYGFLDTLLPGCARPWPLRRAVPTIGFRSS, from the coding sequence ATGCCCGACGGCGCGGTGCGCCCCGGGCAGCCGCTGCCACCGCCGTCCGGCTGGCTGGACCCGCTGGCGGCGGTGCGGACGCCGGACGATCCGTACTGCGACGTGTATCTGACCGGGACGGTCTTCCTCGACATCATCTTCACCGGCCTGGACGCGGCGCCCGTGCGCGGCACCGAGTCCTGGGCCCGCGGCATGGGCTCCAGCCCCGGCGGCGTCGCCAACATGGCCACCGCGCTGGCCCGGCTCGGCCTGCGTACGTCGCTCGCCGCGGCCTTCGGCGACGACATGTACGGCGACTACTGCCGGGACGCCCTGGAGCTCGGCGAGGGCATCGACCTGTCCATGTCGCACACCGTCCCCGGCTGGCACTCCCCCGTGACCGTCTCGATGGCGTACGAGGGCGAGCGCACGATGGTCTCCCACGGCCACGAGGCCCCGCCCAAGGACCCGGCGCTCGAGGGCGGGCGCGAGTGCCCGCCGCCCGCGCGCGCCTGCGTGGCCGCGCTGGAGCCCGGCGAGGACCAGGAGTGGATCGCCAGGGCCGCCGAGCGCGGCAGCCGCGTCTTCGGCGACGTCGGCTGGGACGACACCGGCCGCTGGGACCTGGCGTCACTGGCCGGCCTGGAGCGCTGCGAGGCGTTCCTGCCGAACGCGGAGGAGGCGATGCGCTACACCCGTACGGACTGCCCGCGCGCCGCCGCCCGCCGGCTTGCCGACCGGGTGCCGCTGGCCGTGGTCACGATGGGCGCGGACGGGGCGTACGCGGTGGACGCGCGCACCGGCGAGACCGCGGAGGTGCCGGCCATCGAGGTGGCGGCGCTGGACACGACGGGCGCCGGCGACGTCTTCGTGGCGGGCTTCGTGATGGGCACCCTGGCGGGCTGGCCGCTCGCCGACCGGCTGGCCTGCGCGGGGCTGACGGCCGCGCTGTCGGTGCAGGAGTTCGGCGGGTCGCTGTCCGCGCCGGGCTGGGTGGAGGTCGCGGCGTGGTATCAGCATGTGAAGTCGTACCACGACCAGGACCCCGCGGCCCTGCGCCGGTACGGCTTCCTGGACACGCTGCTGCCGGGCTGCGCCCGCCCGTGGCCGCTGCGCCGCGCGGTCCCGACCATCGGCTTCCGCTCGTCCTGA
- a CDS encoding PhoH family protein translates to MTQTTTTQDTARFTVPSKHPMVTVLGSGDSLLRVIETAFPETDIHVRGNEVTATGTPAEVALVQRLFDEMMLVLRTGQPMTEDAVERTISMLRKADAGEGGGHAAPAEVLTQNILSSRGRTIRPKTLNQKRYVDAIDKHTVVFGIGPAGTGKTYLAMAKAVQALQSKQVNRIILTRPAVEAGERLGYLPGTLYEKIDPYLRPLYDALHDMLDPDSIPRLMAAGTIEVAPLAYMRGRTLNDAFIILDEAQNTSPEQMKMFLTRLGFDSKIVITGDITQVDLPGGTKSGLRQVQEILEGVEDVHFSRLTSTDVVRHKLVGRIVDAYERYDVRTGNGTDGRPAPAHTNGTH, encoded by the coding sequence ATGACGCAGACAACCACGACCCAAGACACCGCCCGCTTCACCGTGCCGTCGAAGCACCCGATGGTGACCGTGCTGGGATCCGGCGACTCTCTTCTGCGTGTGATCGAGACGGCGTTCCCCGAAACGGACATCCACGTGCGGGGCAACGAGGTCACGGCCACCGGCACCCCCGCGGAAGTCGCGCTCGTGCAGCGGCTGTTCGACGAGATGATGCTGGTGCTCCGCACCGGGCAGCCGATGACCGAGGACGCCGTGGAGCGCACCATCTCGATGCTGCGCAAGGCGGACGCCGGCGAGGGCGGCGGGCACGCCGCACCGGCCGAGGTCCTCACGCAGAACATCCTGTCCAGCCGCGGCCGCACGATCCGCCCCAAGACGCTCAACCAGAAGCGGTACGTCGACGCGATCGACAAGCACACCGTCGTCTTCGGCATCGGCCCGGCCGGCACCGGCAAGACCTATCTGGCCATGGCCAAGGCGGTCCAGGCGCTGCAGTCCAAGCAGGTCAACCGGATCATCCTGACCCGGCCCGCGGTCGAGGCGGGCGAGCGGCTCGGCTATCTGCCGGGCACGCTCTACGAGAAGATCGACCCGTATCTGCGGCCGCTCTACGACGCGCTGCACGACATGCTCGACCCCGACTCGATCCCGCGTCTGATGGCGGCGGGGACGATCGAGGTGGCGCCGCTGGCGTACATGCGCGGCCGGACGCTGAACGACGCGTTCATCATCCTGGACGAGGCGCAGAACACCAGCCCCGAGCAGATGAAGATGTTCCTCACGCGGCTCGGCTTCGACTCCAAGATCGTGATCACGGGTGACATCACCCAGGTCGACCTGCCGGGCGGCACGAAGAGCGGCCTGCGCCAGGTGCAGGAGATCCTGGAAGGCGTGGAGGATGTCCACTTCTCCCGGCTGACCAGCACGGACGTCGTCCGGCACAAGCTGGTGGGCCGTATCGTGGACGCGTACGAGCGGTACGACGTGCGGACCGGGAACGGCACCGACGGCCGGCCCGCGCCCGCGCACACCAACGGCACACACTGA
- the ybeY gene encoding rRNA maturation RNase YbeY, translating into MSIDVNNESGRTVDEQALLDISRYALTRMRIHPLSELSLIAIDADAMEQLHLQWMDLPGPTDVMSFPMDELRPPVRDEEEPPQGLLGDIVLCPEVAEKQGADAPTKHTMDEELQLLTVHGVLHLLGYDHEEPGERAKMFGLQAAIVDGWRAERGLEGPSPAPTTTS; encoded by the coding sequence ATGTCGATCGACGTCAACAACGAGTCCGGCCGCACCGTCGACGAGCAGGCGCTCCTCGACATCAGCCGGTACGCCCTGACCCGGATGCGCATCCATCCGCTCTCCGAGCTGTCGCTCATCGCGATCGACGCCGACGCCATGGAGCAGCTGCACCTGCAGTGGATGGACCTGCCGGGCCCGACGGACGTGATGTCCTTCCCGATGGACGAGCTGCGGCCGCCCGTACGGGACGAGGAGGAGCCGCCGCAGGGCCTCCTCGGGGACATCGTGCTCTGCCCCGAGGTCGCCGAGAAGCAGGGCGCCGATGCGCCGACGAAGCACACCATGGACGAGGAGCTGCAGCTGCTCACCGTGCACGGTGTGCTGCACCTCCTCGGTTACGACCACGAGGAGCCCGGCGAGCGCGCCAAGATGTTCGGGCTGCAGGCGGCGATCGTCGACGGCTGGCGCGCCGAGCGCGGGCTCGAGGGGCCGTCCCCGGCCCCGACCACGACCTCGTGA
- a CDS encoding hemolysin family protein, whose protein sequence is MITQLIAAAVALVVVAWLAACAEAGLARTTSYRADEAVRSGRRGAARLAAVAADPTRYLNLALLLRVASEMAAGVLVTYACLRYFAHTWEALGVAMGVMVLVSYVAVGVSPRTIGRQHPLNTATAASYVLVPLASVLGPVPQLLILLGNALTPGKGFRKGPFASEAELRALVDLAEQESLIEAEERRMVHSVFQLGDTLVREVMVPRTDLITIERHKTLRQALTLALRSGFSRIPVVGESEDDVVGIVYLKDLARKVHINREAETELVSTAMRPAAFVPDTKNAGDLLREMQQDRIHVAVVVDEYGGTAGVVTIEDILEEIVGEITDEYDRELPPVEDLGEGCYRVTARLDLGDLGELYDLAGLDDEDVETVGGLLAKSLGRVPIAGATTTVDVTEDRSDPTLAGLRLTAESPAGRRNRIVTVLVEPVRTEAALNGDGPGADER, encoded by the coding sequence GTGATCACGCAGCTCATCGCGGCGGCGGTCGCCCTGGTCGTGGTGGCCTGGCTGGCCGCCTGCGCCGAGGCGGGCCTGGCCCGTACGACCAGCTACCGCGCGGACGAGGCCGTACGCTCCGGGCGGCGCGGCGCCGCCCGGCTGGCCGCCGTCGCCGCCGACCCGACGCGCTATCTGAATCTGGCGCTGCTGCTCCGGGTGGCCAGCGAGATGGCCGCCGGGGTGCTCGTCACGTACGCCTGCCTGCGCTATTTCGCACACACCTGGGAGGCGCTGGGCGTCGCGATGGGCGTGATGGTGCTGGTGTCGTACGTCGCGGTGGGCGTCTCTCCGCGCACCATCGGCCGCCAGCACCCGCTGAACACCGCCACCGCCGCGTCGTACGTCCTGGTGCCGCTCGCCAGCGTGCTGGGCCCGGTGCCGCAGCTGCTGATCCTCCTCGGCAACGCGCTGACGCCCGGCAAGGGCTTCCGCAAGGGCCCGTTCGCGAGCGAGGCGGAGCTGCGGGCGCTCGTCGACCTGGCCGAGCAGGAGTCGCTGATCGAGGCCGAGGAACGGCGGATGGTGCACTCCGTGTTCCAGCTCGGCGACACCCTCGTACGCGAGGTGATGGTGCCGCGCACCGACCTGATCACGATCGAGCGGCACAAGACGCTCCGGCAGGCGCTGACGCTGGCGCTGCGCTCCGGCTTCTCGCGCATCCCCGTCGTCGGGGAGAGCGAGGACGACGTGGTGGGCATCGTCTACCTCAAGGACCTCGCCCGTAAGGTGCACATCAACCGCGAGGCGGAGACCGAGCTGGTGTCCACGGCGATGCGCCCGGCGGCGTTCGTACCGGACACGAAGAACGCCGGTGACCTGCTCCGGGAGATGCAGCAGGACCGTATCCACGTCGCGGTGGTCGTCGACGAGTACGGCGGTACGGCGGGCGTGGTGACGATCGAGGACATCCTCGAGGAGATCGTCGGGGAGATCACCGACGAGTACGACCGCGAGCTGCCCCCGGTGGAGGACCTGGGCGAGGGGTGCTACCGCGTGACGGCCCGCCTCGACCTGGGCGATCTGGGCGAGCTGTACGACCTGGCCGGGCTGGACGACGAGGACGTGGAGACGGTGGGCGGCCTGCTGGCGAAGTCGCTGGGCCGGGTACCGATCGCGGGCGCGACGACCACGGTGGACGTCACGGAGGACCGTTCCGACCCGACGCTGGCCGGGCTGCGGCTGACGGCCGAGTCCCCCGCGGGCCGCCGGAACCGCATCGTCACGGTGCTGGTGGAGCCGGTGCGTACGGAGGCCGCGCTGAACGGCGACGGGCCGGGCGCGGACGAGCGATGA
- a CDS encoding MmcQ/YjbR family DNA-binding protein, translating to MTPDELRAACLDLNGAAEDFPFPRSPGLSTFKVAGKIFAISALEDEPLRVSLKCEPELAVQLRQAHAAIRPGYHLNKRHWNTVTLDGSLPPERVREQIEDSYDLVVAGLPRATRLALDRP from the coding sequence ATGACACCCGACGAGCTCAGAGCCGCCTGCCTGGACCTGAACGGCGCCGCCGAGGACTTCCCCTTCCCGCGCAGCCCGGGGCTGTCCACGTTCAAGGTGGCGGGGAAGATCTTCGCGATCAGCGCGCTGGAGGACGAGCCGCTGCGGGTCAGCCTCAAGTGCGAACCCGAGCTGGCCGTCCAGCTGCGCCAGGCCCACGCGGCGATCCGCCCCGGGTACCACCTCAACAAGCGGCACTGGAACACGGTGACGCTGGACGGCTCGCTGCCGCCGGAGAGGGTGCGGGAGCAGATCGAGGACAGCTACGACCTCGTCGTCGCGGGCCTCCCCCGGGCCACGCGGCTGGCACTGGACCGCCCCTGA
- a CDS encoding nitroreductase family deazaflavin-dependent oxidoreductase — protein sequence MATAEDLDRATDSQWDWVAEHTRTYLASGGTEGHENNGVHTLVLATTGRRTGTPRRTCLIYGTSGDAYVVVASKGGAEQDPAWFMNLQADPGVGVQVGTRRFTARARVASPAERAALWPQMAGIFPLYDEYARKTDREIPVVLLTPLDGPSGATSD from the coding sequence ATGGCCACCGCCGAAGACCTCGACCGTGCCACCGACTCGCAGTGGGACTGGGTCGCCGAACACACCCGCACGTATCTGGCCTCGGGCGGCACCGAAGGCCACGAGAACAACGGCGTGCACACCCTCGTGCTCGCCACGACCGGACGCCGGACCGGCACGCCGCGCCGCACCTGCCTGATCTACGGCACGTCGGGCGACGCGTACGTCGTGGTCGCCTCCAAGGGCGGCGCCGAGCAGGACCCGGCCTGGTTCATGAACCTCCAGGCGGACCCCGGCGTCGGAGTGCAGGTCGGCACCCGCCGGTTCACGGCACGCGCCCGCGTCGCGTCCCCGGCCGAACGCGCGGCCCTGTGGCCGCAGATGGCGGGCATCTTCCCGCTCTACGACGAGTACGCGCGGAAGACCGACCGCGAGATTCCGGTCGTCCTGCTCACGCCGCTGGACGGGCCGTCCGGGGCCACATCCGACTGA
- a CDS encoding cytidine deaminase, producing MLTAMSDDAAAGLDPDPEDRKLLTLARSTRARNGVAEGAAVRDDNGRTYVAGTVELPSLRLSALRTAVAMAVASGAGALEAAAVVTAADGVPEEDLNAVRDLGGAGTPVLLAGLDGAPRATLTTG from the coding sequence ATGCTCACCGCTATGAGTGACGACGCCGCCGCGGGCCTGGACCCGGACCCCGAAGACCGCAAACTCCTCACCCTCGCCCGCAGCACCCGCGCCCGCAACGGCGTCGCGGAGGGCGCGGCCGTACGCGACGACAACGGGCGTACGTACGTGGCCGGCACCGTCGAGCTGCCCTCGCTGCGGCTCAGCGCGCTGCGTACGGCGGTCGCGATGGCCGTGGCGTCCGGCGCGGGCGCGCTGGAGGCGGCGGCCGTGGTCACGGCGGCGGACGGGGTGCCGGAGGAGGACCTGAACGCCGTACGGGATCTGGGGGGCGCGGGCACGCCCGTGCTTCTCGCGGGCCTGGACGGCGCCCCGCGCGCCACCCTTACGACGGGCTGA
- the era gene encoding GTPase Era translates to MVRMSAPSATPATATPHRSGFACFVGRPNAGKSTLTNALVGTKVAITSTRPQTTRHTVRGIVHRADAQLVLVDTPGLHKPRTLLGERLNDVVRTTWAEVDVIGFCLPADQRIGPGDRYIAKELAEAKKTPKVAVVTKTDLVDSKTLAEQLIAVDRLGAELGLEWAEIVPVSAVDGSQIALLADLLVPLLPEGPPLYPDGDLTDEPEQVMVAELIREAALEGVRDELPHSIAVVVEEMVPREGRPADRPLLDVYANIFLERPSQKGIVIGPKGKRLKEVGSRSRTHIEALLGTPVYLDLHVKIAKDWQRDPKQLRKLGF, encoded by the coding sequence ATGGTGCGCATGAGTGCCCCCTCCGCCACCCCGGCCACCGCCACCCCGCACCGATCCGGTTTCGCGTGCTTCGTCGGCCGTCCCAACGCGGGCAAGTCGACCCTGACCAACGCGCTGGTGGGCACGAAGGTCGCCATCACCTCCACCCGCCCGCAGACCACCCGGCACACCGTCCGCGGCATCGTGCACCGCGCCGACGCACAGCTCGTGCTCGTCGATACGCCCGGCCTGCACAAGCCCCGTACGCTCCTGGGCGAGCGGCTGAACGACGTCGTGCGCACCACCTGGGCCGAGGTCGACGTGATCGGGTTCTGTCTGCCCGCCGATCAGCGGATCGGGCCCGGCGACCGCTATATCGCCAAGGAGCTGGCGGAGGCGAAGAAGACGCCGAAGGTCGCGGTGGTCACCAAGACCGACCTGGTCGACTCCAAGACGCTCGCCGAGCAGCTGATCGCCGTGGACCGGCTGGGTGCCGAACTGGGGCTGGAGTGGGCGGAGATCGTGCCCGTGTCGGCGGTGGACGGCAGCCAGATCGCGCTGCTCGCCGATCTGCTGGTGCCGCTGCTGCCCGAGGGCCCGCCGCTGTACCCGGACGGTGATCTGACCGACGAGCCCGAGCAGGTCATGGTCGCGGAGCTGATCCGGGAGGCCGCGCTGGAGGGCGTACGGGACGAGCTGCCGCATTCGATCGCGGTGGTCGTGGAGGAGATGGTCCCGCGTGAGGGCCGCCCCGCGGACCGGCCGCTGCTGGACGTGTACGCGAACATCTTCCTGGAGCGGCCCAGCCAGAAGGGCATCGTCATCGGCCCGAAGGGCAAGCGGCTGAAGGAGGTCGGCAGCAGGTCCCGTACGCACATCGAGGCGCTGCTGGGAACGCCCGTCTATCTGGATCTGCACGTGAAGATCGCGAAGGACTGGCAGCGCGACCCGAAGCAGCTCCGCAAGCTGGGCTTCTGA
- a CDS encoding methylmalonyl-CoA mutase family protein gives MPEPHDTTATTANDGEVPVRRTYADYRSPDELALGVWSARRTAEPGPYRPRWMVYSGLGSPLMTAERLGLLQRLGAESFLLAADLPSQLGYDPDHELAFAQVGRAGVACSTLDDFATVCSRLDLDAADSLGMLANSVGHIGLAMVASVLRDRGAADVRLVMQNDPLKEFTARGTEIHTPEQSVRIACDCVAYAIDEGLPGAALTVCSNHYDVAGAGPVLGVALAFANGLAYVDELVRRGYAVTDVLGKLMFFLNERSDLYVCASLFRTARTIWAELVRDRYGVPVPEQPPMVLMGYAHGLESADEPLVNVPRVTLSVLGAMAGGVDYLCATGYDEALRIPSADSAALALRTMQVVGLEHGATASLDPFAGSTKLAELDRWLTERVRAELDRIADHGGALEALHNGYVTRRIDEGRGTRQRQLEAGERLMTGHNVLASPEHRQLFEGRSTGEIDFADVERDARERLRKHKESRADADVRAALALVEDAAAGTANLLPPTVAALRAGATAQEIVTATRTGFDR, from the coding sequence ATGCCGGAACCGCACGACACGACCGCGACGACGGCGAACGACGGCGAGGTGCCCGTCCGCCGTACGTACGCCGACTACCGTTCGCCGGACGAGCTCGCGCTCGGCGTCTGGTCCGCGCGCCGCACCGCGGAGCCGGGGCCGTACCGGCCGCGGTGGATGGTGTACTCCGGGCTCGGCTCGCCCCTGATGACCGCCGAGCGCCTGGGCCTGCTCCAGCGGCTCGGCGCCGAGTCGTTCCTGCTGGCGGCCGACCTCCCCTCGCAGCTCGGCTACGACCCTGACCACGAGCTGGCGTTCGCCCAGGTCGGCCGCGCCGGGGTGGCCTGTTCGACGCTCGACGACTTCGCCACCGTCTGCTCCCGGCTGGACCTCGACGCCGCCGACAGCCTCGGCATGCTGGCCAACTCGGTCGGCCACATCGGCCTCGCCATGGTGGCGTCGGTGCTGCGCGACCGCGGGGCGGCGGACGTACGGCTGGTGATGCAGAACGACCCGCTGAAGGAGTTCACGGCGCGCGGGACCGAGATCCACACCCCGGAGCAGTCCGTACGGATCGCCTGCGACTGCGTCGCGTACGCGATCGATGAAGGCCTGCCCGGCGCCGCCCTCACCGTCTGCTCCAACCACTACGACGTCGCCGGCGCCGGCCCCGTCCTCGGGGTCGCGCTCGCGTTCGCGAACGGGCTGGCGTACGTGGACGAGCTCGTACGCCGCGGGTACGCCGTCACCGACGTGCTCGGCAAGCTGATGTTCTTCCTCAACGAACGGAGCGACCTTTACGTCTGCGCCTCCCTCTTCCGTACGGCGCGCACCATCTGGGCCGAGCTCGTACGGGACCGGTACGGCGTCCCCGTGCCCGAGCAGCCGCCGATGGTGCTCATGGGTTACGCCCACGGCCTCGAGTCCGCCGACGAGCCGCTGGTGAACGTCCCCCGCGTGACGCTCAGCGTCCTCGGCGCGATGGCCGGCGGCGTCGACTACCTCTGCGCGACCGGCTACGACGAGGCGCTGCGCATCCCGTCCGCGGACTCCGCCGCGCTGGCGCTCCGTACGATGCAGGTCGTCGGGCTGGAGCACGGGGCGACGGCCTCGCTCGACCCGTTCGCGGGCAGTACGAAGCTGGCGGAGCTGGACCGGTGGCTGACCGAGCGGGTACGCGCCGAGCTGGACCGCATCGCGGACCACGGCGGCGCACTGGAGGCGCTGCACAACGGCTACGTCACGCGGCGCATCGACGAGGGCCGCGGCACGCGGCAGCGCCAACTCGAGGCCGGAGAACGCCTGATGACCGGCCACAACGTGCTCGCGAGCCCGGAGCACCGGCAGCTGTTCGAGGGCCGCAGCACGGGCGAGATCGACTTCGCCGACGTCGAGCGGGACGCGCGGGAGCGGCTGCGCAAGCACAAGGAGAGCCGGGCGGACGCGGACGTACGGGCGGCCCTGGCGCTGGTCGAGGACGCCGCGGCCGGCACGGCCAACCTGCTGCCGCCGACGGTCGCCGCGCTGCGCGCCGGGGCGACGGCGCAGGAGATCGTGACGGCGACCCGCACGGGATTCGACCGATGA
- a CDS encoding cobalamin B12-binding domain-containing protein has protein sequence MTGPGRVVLAKVGLDGHDVGVNLVARALVDAGFEVVYLGKRVATDEIVGTALDEDADCVGVSCLSGGLGHFALKVHERLRELGEDVPVLAGGIDEPAEIERMLEGGVRRYLGPGAGRADVVEAFTSVLEERAGPPYGPDARP, from the coding sequence ATGACGGGCCCTGGGCGCGTGGTGCTGGCCAAGGTCGGCCTGGACGGGCACGACGTGGGCGTCAACCTGGTGGCCAGGGCGCTGGTCGACGCCGGGTTCGAGGTGGTCTACCTCGGCAAGCGGGTGGCCACCGACGAGATCGTCGGCACGGCGCTGGACGAGGACGCGGACTGTGTCGGGGTCAGCTGCCTCAGCGGCGGGCTCGGGCACTTCGCGCTGAAGGTCCACGAGCGGCTGCGGGAGCTGGGCGAGGACGTGCCGGTCCTCGCGGGCGGGATCGACGAGCCCGCGGAGATCGAACGGATGCTGGAGGGCGGCGTCCGCCGCTACCTCGGCCCCGGCGCCGGCCGCGCGGACGTGGTCGAGGCGTTCACGTCCGTACTGGAGGAGCGGGCAGGCCCTCCGTACGGGCCGGACGCCCGGCCGTAA
- a CDS encoding IclR family transcriptional regulator, protein MESEVEPGADESAPAGAAGPAGPAGSGESGAKAPVRSVARAVDILLALGSGPRRLADISAEASLSKTTAYRILSTLRQKGMVLQDETNGEYRLGPACFHVMSSVVSGHAGFPFDANLDLEELRTRTQETVTVHVRAGLSRICIQELPSPQAIRYTAGLGASAGIHVGSAGKVLLAFMPRDERESLLGTLEPRPMTSTTVTDLDELRRQLAAVAERGTAFSAGERVSGAVGVSAPVFDGAGAVIAALSVLGPAARINDERLKEFEELVRETAERITARILPR, encoded by the coding sequence GTGGAGTCAGAAGTCGAGCCGGGGGCCGACGAGTCGGCGCCTGCCGGGGCGGCCGGACCGGCCGGACCGGCCGGTTCAGGGGAGTCGGGGGCCAAGGCGCCCGTACGGTCGGTGGCCCGCGCGGTAGACATCCTGCTGGCGCTCGGCAGCGGGCCGCGCCGGCTCGCGGACATCAGCGCCGAGGCGAGCCTGTCGAAGACCACCGCGTACCGCATCCTGTCCACGCTGCGGCAGAAGGGCATGGTGCTCCAGGACGAGACCAACGGCGAGTACCGGCTGGGCCCGGCCTGCTTCCACGTGATGTCCAGCGTCGTCAGCGGCCACGCCGGGTTCCCCTTCGACGCCAACCTCGACCTCGAGGAGCTGCGGACCCGTACGCAGGAGACCGTGACGGTGCACGTGCGCGCCGGGCTCTCCCGTATCTGCATCCAGGAGCTGCCCAGCCCGCAGGCCATCCGCTACACGGCGGGCCTCGGCGCCAGCGCGGGCATCCACGTCGGGTCGGCGGGCAAGGTGCTGCTGGCGTTCATGCCGCGGGACGAACGGGAGTCGCTGCTGGGCACGTTGGAGCCGCGGCCGATGACGTCCACGACCGTGACCGACCTGGACGAGCTGCGGCGGCAGCTGGCGGCGGTGGCGGAGCGCGGTACGGCGTTCAGCGCGGGCGAACGGGTCTCGGGCGCCGTCGGGGTGAGCGCGCCGGTGTTCGACGGGGCGGGCGCCGTGATCGCGGCGCTCAGCGTGCTGGGCCCGGCGGCGCGCATCAACGACGAGCGGCTCAAGGAGTTCGAGGAGCTCGTACGGGAGACGGCGGAGCGGATCACCGCGCGCATACTCCCCCGCTGA
- a CDS encoding Zn-ribbon domain-containing OB-fold protein, whose translation MGLEQALTRPPTGERARFDLGDSGGPRLVGSRCGDCATAVWPGRAVCHRCGGCDVRDVPLARTAALLTFTEVHVPRPGLEVPYTLGQVRVDDGGPLLFGRVRGLAADAELPCPVRIVVSEDGGDGPAYWFEPAR comes from the coding sequence GTGGGACTGGAACAGGCCCTGACCCGACCGCCGACCGGCGAACGGGCACGCTTCGACCTCGGGGACTCCGGGGGACCGCGTCTCGTCGGCAGCCGCTGCGGCGACTGCGCCACGGCCGTGTGGCCGGGCCGCGCCGTCTGCCACCGCTGCGGCGGCTGCGACGTACGGGACGTCCCGCTCGCGCGCACCGCCGCGCTGCTGACCTTCACCGAGGTGCACGTGCCGCGCCCGGGGCTGGAGGTCCCGTACACACTCGGCCAGGTACGGGTGGACGACGGCGGCCCGCTGCTCTTCGGCCGGGTACGCGGGCTCGCGGCGGACGCCGAACTGCCGTGCCCCGTCCGCATCGTGGTGAGCGAGGACGGCGGGGACGGGCCGGCGTACTGGTTCGAGCCGGCGCGGTGA